A region of Cardinium endosymbiont of Sogatella furcifera DNA encodes the following proteins:
- the secDF gene encoding protein translocase subunit SecDF: MQSKKIVLCLTIVISSLSLYYLSFTFVDYRVQGQAEQQAIDAQGRIDFDKRQAYLMDVWKKPVYNLFGSVYTYEAVKERALKLGLDLQGGMNVTMELVPVALVKGLAAYTTDAHFLEALQSAQQVRKPGDSFGKLFVSAYKRLAPNGNLTDIFTAAGVRSFSCEEDIIKTIDQEITKALDRSLTIISARLDRFGATQTSIQKLSGSERIQIELPGVTHPDRVRKLLQGVAQLRFWTVAEADAYRSALEAVNALLLKKEKATISATLGLTDAEKTERMPKESILKRLCKAPFPYMLAYAPEEMNRIEALLRSKEVKALLPKEITWMWDRKAQALNDGTQVVTLYAIQRTRDQKPLLEGDIITHAAQDIDQNSGKPIVNIKMNQKGAHAWKRITASHIDKRIAIVLDDRVYSAPVVHQEIPNGNSQISGHFTIEEAKDLASVLATGSLPAPLKMVEEAIIGPSLGKVAQKQGLVATAVGLGLVLLFMFIYYAKGGLIANVALLFNLLFIMGILAELDATLTLPGIAGLVLTIGMSIDANVLIFERIREERMQKVHIKEAIQRGYAKSYSSIIDANITTFLAGVILYYLGQGPVRGFALVLMIGIISSVFASICITRLIFSYFMDHYRTPKLTFSYPCLPMLFKNVQIDFIKNRFRFYACSLLFIAIGACCFYHYKGLSLGVDFAGGRSYTVHFAKPIEASILKEGLSAQFKQGVEVRTYGANNVMQITTNYLCNEDMTTSDAKVRNKLVTALKTLTKLEEQHTSAADHSFAITSSTKVGATVAQDVQKSAKKAMVLSILGIFLYITFRFRRWGFGLAAVLALMHDALAVIAGFCIARAFGMSYEVNEVFLAAMLTVIGYSINDTVVIFDRIRERLANKATDVSTSMINDAIGETLSRTVITSFTTLLTVVVLFFFGGEALRSFSFALLLGVLFGTYSSICIAAPLLADFGRRFAITK; this comes from the coding sequence ATGCAATCTAAAAAAATAGTACTTTGTCTGACCATTGTTATTTCCTCGCTTTCACTCTATTATCTCTCTTTTACCTTTGTAGACTATCGGGTACAAGGCCAAGCGGAGCAACAAGCCATAGATGCACAGGGCAGGATAGACTTTGATAAACGTCAAGCTTATTTAATGGATGTATGGAAAAAGCCGGTTTACAATTTGTTTGGTTCTGTTTATACCTACGAAGCGGTCAAAGAGCGTGCACTTAAGCTTGGGTTAGACTTGCAAGGTGGCATGAATGTCACCATGGAGCTTGTTCCTGTAGCGCTTGTAAAAGGATTGGCCGCCTATACGACAGATGCACATTTTTTAGAAGCCCTTCAATCGGCACAACAGGTGCGCAAACCGGGTGACTCATTTGGTAAGCTTTTTGTATCGGCTTATAAAAGGCTTGCCCCGAACGGAAATCTAACCGATATTTTTACTGCTGCTGGGGTAAGGTCTTTTTCTTGTGAAGAGGATATTATAAAAACCATTGATCAAGAAATTACAAAGGCCTTAGATCGTTCGCTGACCATTATAAGTGCTAGGTTAGATCGCTTTGGCGCTACACAAACCAGTATCCAAAAGTTATCTGGCAGTGAAAGAATTCAAATAGAGTTGCCAGGTGTTACCCATCCCGATCGGGTTAGAAAATTGCTACAGGGTGTAGCGCAGTTGCGTTTCTGGACTGTAGCGGAAGCTGATGCCTATCGTTCCGCATTAGAAGCTGTGAATGCCTTGTTATTGAAGAAAGAGAAAGCAACTATATCCGCAACCCTTGGGCTTACAGATGCCGAAAAAACAGAGCGCATGCCCAAGGAATCGATACTCAAAAGGCTTTGTAAAGCCCCTTTCCCTTATATGTTAGCCTATGCGCCTGAAGAGATGAACCGAATAGAGGCCCTGCTGCGCAGCAAAGAAGTGAAAGCTTTATTACCCAAAGAGATTACCTGGATGTGGGACAGAAAAGCACAAGCCCTAAACGATGGTACGCAGGTGGTAACCCTTTATGCAATTCAACGCACCAGAGACCAGAAGCCCCTTTTAGAAGGTGATATTATTACACATGCGGCTCAAGACATTGATCAAAATAGTGGGAAGCCAATAGTAAATATAAAAATGAATCAGAAAGGGGCACACGCCTGGAAACGCATCACGGCAAGTCATATTGACAAACGTATCGCAATCGTTTTAGATGATCGGGTCTATTCTGCGCCAGTAGTCCATCAAGAAATTCCAAATGGGAACTCCCAGATATCTGGTCATTTTACGATAGAAGAGGCCAAAGATTTAGCCAGTGTATTGGCAACAGGTTCTTTGCCAGCGCCACTTAAAATGGTAGAAGAAGCAATTATAGGGCCTAGTTTGGGTAAAGTAGCCCAAAAACAAGGCCTGGTGGCCACAGCCGTAGGTTTGGGCCTGGTGTTGCTTTTTATGTTCATTTATTATGCAAAAGGGGGGCTTATAGCCAATGTAGCCCTCTTATTTAATTTACTATTTATTATGGGTATTTTAGCGGAATTGGATGCTACGTTAACCCTGCCCGGTATTGCTGGCTTGGTCCTTACCATTGGTATGTCTATTGATGCGAATGTATTGATATTTGAACGGATACGAGAAGAACGCATGCAAAAAGTGCATATTAAAGAAGCCATCCAGCGGGGGTATGCCAAATCATATAGCTCTATTATTGATGCCAATATTACCACTTTTCTTGCTGGCGTAATACTTTATTATTTGGGGCAGGGGCCGGTTCGTGGTTTTGCCCTTGTCTTAATGATTGGCATCATCAGTTCTGTATTCGCTTCTATATGTATTACTAGGTTGATTTTCTCCTACTTTATGGATCACTATCGTACCCCAAAATTGACCTTTTCGTATCCATGCCTACCTATGCTTTTTAAAAATGTGCAGATTGATTTTATCAAAAATCGTTTCCGTTTTTACGCATGTTCTTTATTATTCATAGCCATTGGCGCTTGCTGCTTTTACCACTATAAGGGGCTCTCCCTGGGCGTAGATTTCGCTGGAGGTCGTTCCTATACGGTCCATTTTGCTAAGCCTATAGAGGCCTCTATACTTAAGGAGGGGCTATCTGCTCAATTTAAGCAAGGCGTAGAGGTGCGTACCTATGGGGCCAATAATGTAATGCAAATCACAACCAACTATTTGTGCAACGAGGATATGACTACCTCCGATGCAAAGGTACGCAACAAACTAGTTACTGCGTTGAAAACCTTAACCAAATTGGAAGAACAGCATACCTCGGCAGCTGACCATTCCTTTGCGATTACCAGTAGTACCAAAGTGGGCGCTACTGTGGCACAAGATGTGCAAAAAAGTGCAAAAAAAGCCATGGTGCTTTCCATATTGGGTATATTTCTTTATATTACTTTTCGCTTCAGAAGGTGGGGATTTGGCTTAGCAGCTGTGTTGGCCCTTATGCATGATGCCTTGGCGGTCATAGCTGGATTTTGTATCGCACGTGCTTTTGGCATGAGTTATGAAGTCAATGAAGTCTTCTTAGCTGCTATGCTTACGGTTATTGGCTATTCCATAAATGATACAGTGGTTATCTTTGACCGTATAAGGGAAAGGTTAGCCAATAAGGCTACGGA